ATCAGCAACTGCAACTGCTGGCGGACAGCAATCGCGACGGCAGGCTTACCGCTGAAGAACGGTTGGCTGGCGATGCCATTGCGCTGCTGAAACGAGCAGGGGTCGCAATCATCGATGACACAGAAGACGGGAGCCGAGGCAGTGGCCTAATGCATCACAAGTTCCTTGTGGTGGATCAGTCTCTGGTGATCACAGGCAGTGCCAACTTCACCAGCTCAGGGATGCATGGTGATGCAGGAGCAGCGCGAAGCCGGGGCAATGTGAATCATCTGCTCAGCATCAGGAGCCCCGAATTGGCCGGATTGTTCCGAGAAGAATTTGAAAGGATGTGGGGCGATGGTCCTGGAGGCGAACACAACAGTCGATTCGGACGCGGAAAAACCAGCCCAGGAATCCAAGCCGTTCAAGTCAATGGCATACAAATCGACGTGCTGTTCGCCCCTCATTCAAAACAATTCCCGGGGCATGGACTGGAGCTGATCACTGAGCAGCTGGCAGCAGCAAAGCAAAGTATCGACATGGCGCTGTTTGTGTTTTCAGCCCAAACACTCACAAATGTTCTGGCGAAGCGAATGGCTGCTGGTATCGACATCCGTCTGCTGGCAGACCCGGGCTTCGCAAGCCGTTCCTTTTCTGAAGTGCTGGATCTGCTCGGACTGGAACTCCCAGACCGCTTTTGCAAACTTGAAGCGGGCAATCAACCCCTCAAAACACCATTACAAACCGTCGGCTCACCGCGCCTCGCCCGCGGCGATAAGCTCCACCACAAGTTCGCGGTGTTCGACAACAAAACCGTGATCACCGGATCCTTCAACTGGTCACCCGCCGCTGCCCACACCAATGATGAAACTCTGCTGGTGATTCACTCACCCAAAATTGCTGAGCATTTCACCCGCGAGATGGATCGGATGTGGCGAGGAGCAGAGCTGGGAATCACACCGCACATCCAGCGCAAGCTAGA
Above is a window of Synechococcus sp. BIOS-E4-1 DNA encoding:
- a CDS encoding phosphatidylserine/phosphatidylglycerophosphate/cardiolipin synthase family protein; translation: MLLSCSQAGQIVGAADAELPLPQNFQLHFNHRDSGRYQSPLTGQWRNGDNLEEQLIRQIHTANEEVLMAIQELTLPQIAKALIRAKKRGVRVQVVLENNYSRPWSEQHPSDLSAHGRRRHQQLQLLADSNRDGRLTAEERLAGDAIALLKRAGVAIIDDTEDGSRGSGLMHHKFLVVDQSLVITGSANFTSSGMHGDAGAARSRGNVNHLLSIRSPELAGLFREEFERMWGDGPGGEHNSRFGRGKTSPGIQAVQVNGIQIDVLFAPHSKQFPGHGLELITEQLAAAKQSIDMALFVFSAQTLTNVLAKRMAAGIDIRLLADPGFASRSFSEVLDLLGLELPDRFCKLEAGNQPLKTPLQTVGSPRLARGDKLHHKFAVFDNKTVITGSFNWSPAAAHTNDETLLVIHSPKIAEHFTREMDRMWRGAELGITPHIQRKLERQRAKCGRGLQRY